One window of Parus major isolate Abel chromosome 12, Parus_major1.1, whole genome shotgun sequence genomic DNA carries:
- the PPM1M gene encoding protein phosphatase 1M, whose product MGLERMGKVQLFAGAAEQRCSVSPHLTWSVCRVINAEKSEFNEDQAACCQISVRRREPGLEEDEEWLILCSTQFLTGHYWALFDGHGGPDAAIIASNYLHYCIKQKLEEIVGGITEAQPPMHLSGRCVCDSDPQFVEEKHIHAADLVVGALENAFQECDEVIGQEMEATNQTGGCTALAALYFQGKLYVANAGDSRAILVLKDNIVPMSSEFTPESERQRIQHLAFLFPKLLDGEFTRFEFPRRLKGDDVGQKVLYRDYFMEGWGYKTVEKADLKYPLIHGHGKQARLLGTLAVSRGLGDHQLKVIDTNIEVKPFLSCIPKVSVFDFALHDIKEDDVLIMATDGLWDVLCNDEVAHVVRSFLAENRTDPQRFSELAKCLVCRARGKKTGHQWMLDDNHEASYDDISLFVIPLYNREED is encoded by the exons ATGGGGCTGGAAAGGATGGGCAAGGTGCAGCTGTttgcaggggctgcagagcagaggtgcagTGTGTCTCCACACCTTACCTGGAGTGTTTGCAGGGTTATCAATGCCGAGAAGTCAGAGTTCAATGAGGACCAGGCAGCCTGCTGTCAGATCTCTGTCCGGAGGAGAGAGCCAGGCctggaggaagatgaggaatgGCTGATCCTGTGCTCCACGCAG TTTCTGACTGGTCACTACTGGGCGCTGTTTGATGGCCACGGTGGCCCAGACGCTGCCATCATTGCCTCCAACTATTTGCACTACTGCATCAAGCAGAAGCTGGAGGAGATTGTGGGAGGCATCACCGAGGCCCAGCCTCCCATGCACCTCAGCGGACGCTGTGTTTGTGACAGTGACCCCCAGTTTGTGGAGGAGAAGCACATCCACGCAGCAGACTTGGTGGTGGGAGCCCTGGAGAATGCCTTCCAGGAATGT GATGAAGTCATTGGCCAGGAGATGGAAGCTACGAACCAGACAGGAGGTTGcactgctctggctgcccttTATTTCCAGGGAAAGCTGTATGTGGCCaatgctggggacagcag GGCAATTCTTGTCCTGAAGGACAACATTGTGCCCATGAGCAGCGAGTTCACCCCCGAGTCAGAGAGGCAGCGAATCCAGCACTTG GCTTTCCTTTTCCCCAAGCTTCTGGATGGTGAATTCACCCGCTTTGAGTTTCCACGGAGGTTGAAGGGAGATGATGTGGGCCAGAAAGTCCTGTACCGGGATTACTTCATGGAGGGCTG GGGGTACAAGACGGTGGAGAAAGCTGATCTCAAGTATCCTCTTATCCATGGTCACGGGAAACAG GCTCGCTTGCTGGGGACTCTGGCTGTCTCTCGAGGCCTGGGGGATCATCAACTCAAGGTCATCGACACCAACATTGAAGTCAAACCCTTCCTCTCCTGCATTCCTAAG GTGAGTGTATTTGACTTTGCTCTGCACGACATTAAGGAAGATGATGTCCTCATCATGGCAACTGATGGCctttgggatgtcctgtgcaaCGACGAGGTGGCCCATGTGGTCAGGAGCTTCCTTGCAGAAAACAGGACAGATCCTCAAAG GTTTTCAGAACTGGCCAAGTGCTTGGTATGCAGAGCAAGGGGAAAGAAGACAGGCCACCAGTGGATGCTGGATGACAACCACGAGGCATCATATGATGACATCTCTCTATTTGTCATCCCTCTATACAACAGGGAAGAGGACTGA